Proteins found in one Synergistota bacterium genomic segment:
- a CDS encoding proline racemase family protein: MRIRRAVAVLDTHTEGEPTRIVLGGMPLLKGNSMAEKKKYFEEKLKNWRTFLMREPRGHADMFGAVITEPFHPEADLGVVFMDTSGSLNMCGHGSIGIIASAVKLGWVEKKREIVLESPAGLVRGRVEEEKGDVYVVSLINVPSFLYLSDYELEIPEMKKRIKLDIAFGGNFYAIVEASQLGLEVSNENLPQLIKLGLRIRELLNEKLDVVHPEKEHIRTVELVEFSGPPTHPEATMKNVVIFGEGSVDRSPCGTGTSARIATLYAKGKLKKGEVFVHESITCTLFRAKVIDEVKVGNYKAVIPEITGSAWIWGFNFLIGEVEDPLFDGFLLKRA, translated from the coding sequence GTGAGGATAAGGAGGGCGGTAGCAGTTTTGGATACTCATACAGAGGGGGAGCCCACGAGGATAGTCCTTGGTGGTATGCCTCTTCTTAAGGGGAATAGCATGGCGGAGAAAAAGAAGTATTTTGAGGAAAAGCTCAAGAATTGGAGAACTTTTCTTATGAGGGAACCTCGGGGACATGCGGATATGTTCGGTGCGGTGATAACGGAACCCTTTCATCCAGAGGCAGACTTGGGCGTGGTTTTTATGGATACGAGTGGTTCGCTTAATATGTGTGGTCATGGAAGCATAGGGATAATAGCATCTGCCGTTAAGTTAGGGTGGGTGGAGAAAAAGCGGGAAATAGTTTTGGAGAGCCCTGCTGGTTTGGTTAGGGGAAGGGTTGAGGAAGAGAAAGGGGACGTTTACGTTGTTTCTCTTATAAACGTACCTTCGTTTCTTTATCTTTCAGATTATGAGCTTGAAATTCCGGAGATGAAGAAAAGGATAAAGCTTGATATAGCTTTCGGGGGGAATTTTTATGCTATAGTTGAAGCTTCTCAACTCGGTCTTGAGGTTTCTAATGAAAACCTTCCTCAGCTTATTAAGCTTGGGTTGAGGATAAGAGAGCTTCTTAACGAAAAGCTCGATGTCGTTCATCCGGAAAAGGAACATATAAGGACCGTTGAGCTCGTCGAGTTCTCTGGTCCACCAACTCACCCTGAGGCGACGATGAAAAACGTGGTTATATTTGGTGAGGGTTCGGTTGATAGGTCTCCATGTGGAACCGGTACTTCGGCTCGAATAGCTACCTTATATGCCAAGGGTAAGCTTAAAAAGGGCGAGGTATTCGTGCACGAGAGTATAACATGTACGCTATTTAGGGCTAAAGTAATCGATGAGGTTAAAGTTGGAAACTATAAGGCGGTTATTCCCGAGATAACTGGAAGCGCGTGGATATGGGGTTTTAATTTCCTTATCGGGGAGGTTGAGGATCCGCTTTTTGATGGTTTCCTACTTAAAAGGGCTTAG
- a CDS encoding chemotaxis protein CheW has translation MKWRYLVFRVNGYRLSVPLENVVEVLREFPEIVPVPNTPSHVKGVINLRGNICAVVDIGERYGFKGETSEKDPRIVIVRTEKFEVGMWVDRVEGVFWLEIASGETPDPGLSAILLKGEEKVFELNLKRL, from the coding sequence GTGAAGTGGCGCTATCTCGTTTTTCGCGTTAACGGCTACAGGCTTAGCGTTCCCCTCGAAAACGTGGTTGAAGTTTTAAGGGAATTTCCTGAAATCGTTCCCGTTCCTAATACCCCTTCGCACGTAAAGGGTGTGATAAACCTGAGAGGAAATATATGTGCTGTTGTTGACATAGGTGAAAGGTATGGTTTTAAGGGGGAAACTTCTGAAAAGGATCCTCGGATAGTCATAGTCAGAACCGAGAAGTTTGAAGTTGGCATGTGGGTTGATAGGGTGGAAGGGGTATTCTGGCTTGAGATAGCATCTGGGGAAACGCCTGATCCGGGATTGTCCGCTATACTTCTTAAGGGGGAGGAGAAGGTTTTTGAGCTCAATCTTAAAAGACTTTAA
- a CDS encoding aldehyde ferredoxin oxidoreductase family protein — MYRVLYIDLSRKKFWLESRADLFKKYIGGTGVAIQLLRENCPDGVDPLSPENPIVFAVGPLTGFFPMASKTIAMFKSPHTGNLGESHAGGRSAIAIRMAGYDAIVIKGASKTPVYIAIHGDRVYFRDASALWGMRSAFTVGRIIRENEGGAGLRTIMRIGRAGECLVSYACVTTETYRHFGRLGLGAVFGSKRLKAIVVSGKRSLSVKDKRSYRELYDEIYKSAVESPVMKKYHDLGTPQNVIPLNGFGGLPTRNLKEASFEKAEEISGERFARDYLGRRLACSHCPVGCVHIAALREPYEDESYFYKTSMISYDYEPIYALGSMIGGSDPEGLLKLMDRIESLGLDAMTTGVVLAWATEAQERGLISEKETMGIRLSWGDYTSYISFVDLIVSAPNDFFKAVSKGVEHVSGIYGGKDFALAFGGNEMPGYHTGPGAHIGFLIGARHSHLDCAGYSLDQKVLVKENLSPREVARRLLEEERWRQILSSLVVCFFARGIYKPDVVCRALSLVGFDLSEDDLREIGMEIHKAKYKFKIDNGFSLENIRIPGRILETPTPVGRLEEKAIREALRLVWEKVRG, encoded by the coding sequence ATGTATAGAGTACTTTACATAGATTTAAGCAGGAAGAAGTTTTGGTTAGAGAGCAGGGCTGATCTGTTTAAAAAATATATAGGTGGCACAGGAGTGGCTATACAGCTTTTAAGGGAAAATTGCCCCGACGGTGTGGATCCGCTTTCTCCGGAGAATCCTATAGTCTTCGCTGTTGGTCCTTTAACGGGGTTTTTCCCTATGGCGTCTAAGACGATAGCCATGTTTAAGTCTCCGCATACGGGAAATTTGGGAGAAAGCCATGCTGGTGGTAGAAGTGCTATAGCTATAAGGATGGCAGGATATGACGCCATAGTTATAAAAGGTGCGAGTAAAACCCCAGTTTATATCGCTATTCATGGGGATAGAGTTTATTTCCGGGATGCTTCTGCTCTTTGGGGAATGAGAAGTGCCTTTACGGTAGGAAGGATAATAAGGGAAAACGAGGGAGGAGCAGGATTGAGAACCATAATGAGGATAGGAAGGGCTGGAGAATGCCTCGTTTCTTATGCATGTGTTACCACGGAAACCTACAGGCATTTTGGAAGGCTTGGGCTTGGAGCGGTTTTCGGTAGTAAGAGGCTTAAGGCAATCGTGGTTTCTGGAAAACGCTCGCTTTCTGTAAAGGATAAGAGGTCCTATAGAGAGCTTTACGATGAGATATATAAGTCAGCTGTTGAATCTCCCGTGATGAAAAAGTATCACGATCTTGGAACACCCCAGAACGTTATTCCCCTGAATGGGTTCGGTGGTCTTCCTACGAGGAATCTTAAAGAAGCGTCCTTTGAAAAAGCTGAGGAAATCTCTGGAGAAAGGTTTGCTCGTGATTACCTTGGCAGAAGGCTTGCGTGTTCTCACTGCCCCGTTGGGTGTGTTCACATAGCGGCTTTAAGAGAACCTTATGAAGATGAGTCTTACTTTTACAAAACCTCGATGATTTCCTATGACTATGAGCCTATTTATGCTTTGGGTTCTATGATAGGAGGATCTGACCCTGAGGGGTTGCTTAAGCTCATGGATAGGATAGAAAGCTTGGGGCTTGATGCTATGACAACGGGGGTTGTTTTGGCGTGGGCTACCGAGGCACAGGAAAGAGGTTTGATAAGTGAGAAAGAAACGATGGGGATTCGGCTTTCTTGGGGAGATTATACTTCATATATATCCTTTGTGGACCTTATAGTGAGCGCTCCAAACGATTTTTTTAAAGCCGTTTCGAAGGGGGTAGAGCACGTCTCGGGAATATATGGTGGAAAGGATTTCGCGCTTGCTTTTGGAGGAAACGAGATGCCGGGCTATCATACTGGTCCTGGAGCTCATATAGGTTTTCTCATAGGGGCAAGGCATAGCCACTTAGATTGCGCTGGGTATAGTCTTGACCAGAAGGTTCTCGTTAAGGAGAACCTCTCTCCGCGCGAGGTGGCAAGGAGACTTCTTGAAGAGGAAAGATGGAGACAAATTCTTTCGAGTCTCGTTGTATGCTTCTTTGCGAGAGGAATATATAAACCTGATGTAGTGTGTAGAGCCTTGTCGCTTGTGGGATTTGATTTAAGCGAGGATGACCTGAGGGAAATAGGGATGGAGATTCATAAAGCCAAGTATAAGTTTAAGATAGACAATGGTTTCTCTCTTGAGAACATAAGAATTCCCGGAAGAATACTTGAGACACCAACTCCCGTTGGAAGACTTGAAGAAAAAGCTATTCGTGAGGCTTTAAGGCTTGTCTGGGAGAAGGTTAGGGGGTAG
- a CDS encoding chemotaxis protein CheA, giving the protein MPMDDFQIDTSEFLEDFKNEAEDILLQLEEGLLSLERDPLNKDIINSLFRAAHTLKGTASFFNLERITELAHILEDILQQLRDDKISFSQELLSLFFEMLSALRDGLDGKEIDSGAFRKKVEEIISRGEEKKINAEKAPSEEALIPENSRKIKLFSIKVDVKKLDSLMDLVSELVIGRNRLLQVAREHESEKLEEVVSFLNRVVSDIREEVMSMRMVSIRHLFSRFPRVVKELALKLGKEVDLLIEGEDTEIDKNLVEGMYEPMVHILRNAVDHGIEPPEERKAMGKSRKGKITVRAYHMEGRVIIEVEDDGRGIDLEAVRRKLLEIGEFPSETVAKMSEKDLLKALFIPGFSTAKRITEVSGRGVGMDVVKDQVEKLGGTIEVFTVEGKGTRFTIKLPMTLAIVVDLLMEWGGRKFLIPLSSVEEVLRVRQEDVVMLSTGPAFFWRNLYVPLLSFEDLLGVSGEREERDFYLVVLLRSEGKRVGLKVESLLGKREIVVKRLGDYLGRVPGIEGAAILGDGSIAFILDVPYIFNWYWKEEVKHVAAS; this is encoded by the coding sequence TTGCCGATGGATGATTTCCAGATAGATACCTCCGAGTTTTTGGAGGATTTTAAGAACGAAGCCGAAGATATTCTTCTGCAGCTCGAAGAGGGTCTACTATCGCTTGAGAGAGACCCTCTTAATAAGGATATCATAAACTCTCTCTTTCGTGCAGCCCATACTTTAAAAGGAACTGCATCCTTTTTCAATTTGGAAAGGATCACAGAGCTTGCTCATATCTTAGAGGATATTTTACAACAACTTCGCGATGATAAGATATCTTTTTCTCAAGAATTGCTTTCTTTGTTTTTTGAAATGCTTTCAGCCTTAAGAGATGGATTAGATGGAAAGGAAATTGACTCGGGAGCTTTTAGAAAAAAGGTCGAAGAGATCATCTCTCGAGGCGAAGAGAAGAAGATCAATGCGGAAAAAGCGCCTTCTGAGGAGGCGCTTATCCCTGAGAATTCAAGGAAAATAAAGCTTTTTTCAATAAAGGTTGATGTAAAAAAGCTTGACTCGCTTATGGATCTTGTCAGTGAGCTTGTCATAGGGAGGAACAGGCTTCTTCAGGTTGCACGAGAGCATGAGAGTGAAAAGCTTGAGGAGGTAGTTTCTTTCCTGAACAGAGTGGTTTCAGATATAAGGGAAGAGGTAATGTCAATGAGAATGGTTTCAATACGGCATCTTTTTTCACGCTTTCCTCGCGTGGTTAAGGAGCTTGCCCTTAAACTTGGTAAGGAGGTTGATTTGCTGATCGAGGGTGAGGATACGGAGATAGACAAGAACCTCGTTGAGGGGATGTACGAACCTATGGTTCATATATTGAGAAATGCGGTAGATCATGGGATAGAGCCTCCCGAGGAAAGAAAAGCTATGGGGAAAAGCAGAAAAGGTAAGATAACTGTTAGAGCGTATCATATGGAAGGCAGAGTTATAATAGAGGTGGAGGATGATGGAAGAGGAATAGATCTTGAGGCTGTCAGAAGAAAGCTCCTTGAAATTGGGGAATTCCCATCTGAAACTGTAGCCAAGATGTCTGAGAAGGATTTACTCAAAGCTCTTTTTATTCCCGGTTTTAGTACCGCTAAGAGAATAACCGAGGTTTCTGGGAGAGGCGTTGGAATGGATGTTGTTAAGGATCAGGTTGAGAAGCTTGGGGGAACGATTGAGGTTTTTACTGTGGAGGGAAAGGGAACACGCTTTACTATAAAGCTCCCTATGACCTTAGCCATAGTGGTTGATTTACTGATGGAATGGGGAGGAAGGAAATTTCTGATACCTCTTTCATCCGTTGAGGAAGTTTTAAGAGTTAGACAAGAGGATGTGGTAATGCTTTCTACGGGTCCTGCGTTTTTCTGGAGAAATCTTTATGTGCCGCTTCTATCCTTTGAGGATCTTTTGGGAGTGTCTGGTGAAAGGGAGGAAAGGGATTTTTACCTCGTGGTTCTCCTACGTTCTGAGGGCAAGAGAGTAGGATTGAAAGTGGAATCTTTATTAGGTAAGCGCGAAATAGTAGTTAAGAGATTAGGGGATTACTTAGGAAGGGTTCCCGGTATAGAGGGGGCTGCCATACTCGGTGATGGCAGTATAGCCTTTATACTGGATGTTCCATATATATTCAATTGGTATTGGAAGGAGGAGGTTAAGCATGTTGCAGCCTCTTAA
- a CDS encoding chemotaxis protein CheX codes for MDVRYINPFVTAAFNVIQQVAGITPERGQLSLKEAPVPGHDVAVIIGVTGDLRGQVVYSLPMETAKRLASAMMMGMEANEFNDLARSAIGELANMISGNAAMELSMLGQKIDIAPPALVVGKDLSINLNKIPTIVVPLILPFGTLEINIALQL; via the coding sequence ATGGATGTACGCTATATAAATCCCTTCGTAACGGCAGCGTTCAACGTCATACAACAGGTTGCGGGAATCACACCTGAGAGAGGTCAGCTATCCCTTAAAGAAGCCCCGGTACCAGGACATGACGTAGCGGTTATTATAGGGGTCACGGGAGACTTAAGGGGGCAAGTGGTATACAGCCTACCCATGGAAACCGCTAAAAGATTGGCATCCGCCATGATGATGGGGATGGAAGCAAACGAATTTAACGACTTGGCAAGAAGCGCTATTGGAGAGCTTGCCAACATGATCTCCGGAAATGCTGCAATGGAGCTAAGCATGTTAGGGCAGAAGATAGATATAGCGCCTCCTGCCCTTGTGGTAGGAAAAGATTTATCTATAAACCTAAACAAGATACCGACGATTGTAGTTCCACTGATACTTCCGTTTGGAACCTTAGAGATAAACATAGCCCTGCAGTTATAA
- a CDS encoding methyl-accepting chemotaxis protein — translation MQPLKRRMLLFSILVATLSIVGAVLLVRSLQSDVLEKRKIYEKSIFETKVKGLDGDIASVRKYFLEIDHRSESAVNAAFGANPFLLAVIFYGDEGRKVFVRDGVPDVFLISVPEGGKEIAFYSKELREELYLLEIRGRELCKLVLSIDRLVKAKGIDFTLIDRYGRVLWSLNRNEIRKFIDEIPSLSFLRKTGLRELEESLEGKVYFVEPIPSLKMFAIYDIPQVFILRPDREKITKLAVYVISIYAVVLMLYIFFFSGVYRALERLLMPLRRFSEGELEIEVSQRESIFSSVSDAVFNFIRFIRGIIFELRETSARLIEGTNRISASLENITARSQEVAAQISDAAASIEELSNSIGEIADNTQNMANFAERVVDTAQRGGKAVKQSLNSVEDINDIVAKASRIVNDLYQRSREIGKITELINEIAIQTNLLALNGTIEAARAGEYGKGFAVVAEEVTKLAERTEKSSKAIAQIIEEIQGATGEIVKIMEEEISKVKEGTRLAREASEAMDEIIETVKEGAKIINDISEMTNQQAKVSEDIAHTIEIISHASRESAMDVERAAASIQDINRMAEEIEALMAKIGGGKTPTAIELKEEEKEE, via the coding sequence TTGCAGCCTCTTAAAAGAAGGATGCTGCTATTTTCCATTTTAGTTGCTACTTTATCTATCGTCGGTGCCGTTTTGCTTGTTAGATCGCTCCAGAGTGATGTCTTAGAGAAAAGAAAGATATATGAAAAAAGTATCTTTGAGACTAAAGTTAAAGGGTTGGACGGAGATATAGCAAGCGTGAGAAAATACTTTCTTGAAATAGATCATCGGAGCGAGTCTGCTGTTAACGCTGCCTTTGGAGCTAATCCTTTCCTGTTAGCTGTAATCTTTTACGGCGATGAAGGAAGAAAGGTATTCGTTAGAGATGGTGTACCTGACGTTTTTCTGATTAGCGTTCCTGAAGGGGGGAAAGAGATAGCCTTTTACTCGAAGGAGCTTAGGGAGGAGTTGTATCTTTTGGAGATCAGAGGAAGAGAGCTTTGCAAGCTTGTTCTTTCGATAGATAGGCTGGTTAAGGCTAAGGGAATAGATTTCACTCTTATTGACAGGTATGGAAGGGTTCTGTGGTCTTTGAATAGGAACGAGATTCGGAAGTTTATAGATGAGATCCCATCACTCAGTTTCCTGAGGAAAACCGGTTTAAGGGAGCTTGAGGAGAGCCTTGAGGGTAAAGTTTATTTCGTGGAACCCATTCCATCTCTTAAGATGTTTGCTATCTATGATATTCCACAAGTTTTCATATTGAGGCCAGATAGGGAAAAGATAACGAAACTCGCTGTTTACGTTATTTCCATATACGCAGTCGTTTTGATGCTTTACATTTTCTTCTTTAGCGGGGTATATAGAGCGCTTGAAAGACTTTTGATGCCTCTTAGGCGTTTTTCAGAGGGAGAGCTTGAGATAGAGGTATCTCAGAGGGAGAGTATATTTTCTTCCGTTAGCGATGCGGTTTTTAATTTTATAAGGTTTATAAGAGGGATAATATTTGAGCTGAGAGAGACATCCGCTCGATTGATCGAGGGCACGAACAGAATAAGTGCTTCTTTGGAAAACATAACCGCGCGATCTCAGGAAGTCGCTGCTCAGATAAGCGATGCAGCTGCCTCTATAGAGGAGCTCAGCAACTCTATAGGTGAGATAGCAGACAACACGCAAAACATGGCGAATTTTGCTGAGAGGGTTGTTGATACCGCTCAGAGAGGTGGAAAAGCGGTTAAGCAAAGCTTAAATAGCGTTGAGGATATCAACGATATAGTAGCTAAGGCTTCAAGGATAGTTAATGACCTCTATCAGAGATCGAGAGAGATAGGTAAAATCACAGAGCTGATAAATGAAATAGCTATACAAACGAATCTCCTGGCGCTAAACGGAACCATAGAAGCAGCACGAGCTGGTGAATATGGTAAGGGCTTTGCTGTGGTTGCTGAGGAGGTTACCAAGCTCGCTGAACGGACTGAAAAATCAAGCAAGGCAATAGCTCAGATAATAGAGGAAATTCAGGGAGCGACAGGGGAAATAGTTAAGATAATGGAGGAGGAAATATCTAAGGTTAAGGAAGGAACTCGATTGGCGAGAGAGGCTTCCGAGGCAATGGATGAGATAATCGAAACGGTCAAGGAAGGGGCCAAGATAATTAACGATATATCTGAAATGACTAACCAACAGGCGAAGGTTAGCGAAGATATAGCTCACACCATAGAGATAATATCCCACGCGAGTAGGGAGAGCGCCATGGATGTGGAGCGTGCGGCCGCTTCCATACAGGATATAAACAGAATGGCGGAAGAAATAGAAGCTTTGATGGCAAAGATAGGTGGGGGAAAAACACCGACTGCTATAGAGCTTAAGGAGGAAGAGAAAGAAGAGTGA
- a CDS encoding 4Fe-4S dicluster domain-containing protein — protein sequence MFACARRFGEAGLAKTCIGVRSVGGMERGFVVIVCRGCEDPPCARVCPTGALRVKPEGGVLLKVDECIGCGYCKEACPIGAVFWDDETNKPMICSHCGYCANYCPHGVLEVLKEEER from the coding sequence ATGTTTGCATGCGCGAGAAGGTTTGGAGAAGCGGGTTTAGCCAAGACGTGTATAGGTGTGAGATCTGTTGGTGGAATGGAAAGAGGATTCGTAGTTATAGTCTGTAGGGGGTGTGAGGATCCTCCGTGTGCGAGAGTTTGTCCAACGGGGGCTTTAAGGGTTAAGCCTGAGGGAGGAGTCCTTTTAAAGGTTGATGAGTGCATAGGTTGTGGCTATTGTAAGGAAGCTTGTCCTATAGGTGCAGTTTTCTGGGATGATGAAACTAACAAGCCCATGATCTGTTCTCACTGTGGATATTGTGCTAATTATTGCCCTCATGGAGTTCTCGAGGTACTTAAGGAGGAGGAACGTTAA
- a CDS encoding response regulator, translated as MKVLVVDDSPTIRKILKNILRKHGIEVEEASGGNEGLQKLLKNKEIKLIISDLNMPEMSGIEFIKRARETKPSIRVAILSTEEEKHLVKDVEADAYFVKPPNIPEFVKKVKELLLSAEKAS; from the coding sequence ATGAAGGTCTTAGTGGTAGATGATTCCCCAACCATAAGAAAGATTCTCAAAAATATTTTAAGAAAGCATGGAATAGAAGTCGAGGAAGCTTCAGGAGGGAATGAGGGGCTTCAAAAGCTTTTGAAGAATAAGGAAATCAAGCTCATCATTTCGGATCTTAACATGCCCGAAATGAGTGGCATAGAATTTATAAAGAGAGCTCGCGAGACGAAGCCCTCTATACGAGTGGCCATTCTCTCAACAGAGGAGGAAAAACACCTGGTTAAGGATGTAGAGGCCGACGCTTATTTCGTTAAGCCACCTAACATACCAGAGTTCGTCAAGAAGGTCAAGGAGCTCCTTCTCTCCGCAGAGAAGGCTTCTTAA
- a CDS encoding HEAT repeat domain-containing protein, which yields MEEILEKLRASDEETVKKALFEILEGEVKVPISSLSDVLNRFESGVIKLLAINALEKLDSEEGAKALLDFILSSPPSFHRQAAQSSFAKLCKKFPKLVLHGLRNSEKDIDLFSYFTELAGNIKLREAIPIILQKWNLKDQNISIAIINALGEIEGSEAIPYLIDALRSGDEWIASAAANALGKINHPSAIDTLIEILRDPECPKTVCFFTIEALGELRASKATSDLVRFFRRSEDLTLKSTALRALIKIGESAVEKLIPYLKNRDSNVRILTATVLGYIKDPFALPYLSELLNDPHVNVRYAVVEAIARIDGEDAFPLLLEALNDEDDTVAAVALDGLSHYPEKAIDSLNIIVKRATKSYLRKTFLIELLSKIKNDRAIEELKKLCEDEEVRDLAKEALEEVKS from the coding sequence TTGGAGGAAATATTAGAGAAACTGAGAGCAAGCGATGAAGAAACGGTTAAAAAAGCCCTCTTCGAAATTTTAGAAGGTGAGGTAAAAGTACCCATATCATCGCTATCCGACGTGCTAAATCGCTTCGAAAGCGGAGTAATCAAACTGCTTGCTATAAACGCTTTGGAAAAGCTCGATTCAGAAGAAGGTGCCAAGGCTCTCTTAGACTTCATTCTATCCTCCCCTCCAAGCTTTCACAGACAAGCTGCACAATCTTCCTTTGCCAAGCTTTGTAAAAAGTTTCCTAAGCTCGTACTTCACGGGCTGAGGAATTCTGAAAAGGACATTGACCTTTTTTCCTACTTCACGGAGCTTGCAGGAAACATAAAGCTCCGTGAAGCTATTCCTATCATCCTACAGAAATGGAACCTCAAGGATCAAAATATTAGCATAGCCATAATAAATGCACTAGGAGAGATCGAAGGCTCTGAAGCCATCCCCTATCTAATCGACGCCTTAAGAAGCGGAGATGAGTGGATCGCTTCTGCCGCTGCAAACGCACTCGGAAAGATAAACCATCCTTCTGCAATTGATACGCTTATAGAAATTCTCAGGGATCCAGAATGCCCCAAAACGGTATGCTTCTTCACCATAGAAGCTCTTGGAGAACTCAGAGCTTCTAAGGCAACTTCCGATCTCGTTAGATTCTTCAGAAGGAGCGAAGATTTAACCTTAAAGAGTACAGCCTTAAGAGCGCTCATAAAGATAGGAGAAAGCGCCGTTGAAAAGCTAATCCCATACCTCAAAAATAGAGACAGCAATGTCAGAATCCTAACCGCTACCGTATTAGGTTATATCAAGGACCCATTTGCCCTCCCCTACCTAAGCGAATTGCTTAATGACCCCCATGTTAACGTCAGATATGCCGTTGTGGAAGCTATAGCCAGAATCGATGGCGAAGACGCTTTCCCACTCTTGCTTGAAGCATTAAACGATGAAGATGACACCGTTGCAGCTGTCGCATTAGACGGTCTATCTCACTATCCCGAGAAAGCCATCGATTCCCTTAATATTATAGTTAAAAGAGCGACGAAAAGCTACCTTCGCAAGACTTTCCTTATAGAGCTTCTTTCCAAGATTAAGAATGATCGAGCTATAGAGGAGCTTAAAAAGCTGTGCGAGGACGAGGAAGTGAGAGATTTAGCTAAGGAGGCGCTCGAGGAGGTGAAGTCCTAA
- a CDS encoding DUF4097 family beta strand repeat protein: MSESYSQLTERTLPIPEENRVIIRNLHGGINLKTWSLKEIKITMRKEIFGEIPKREAEHRLKRIELKEKSKEDVKIIEVMAPLFIFTPGVKIRVDLDIVAPPYLNLEIDTGMQKLNGSKLEGDVSLSYREKLSTHVKNVKGNVNISSDSADVVIESSEGKISVESSSGNLILKNVAGELSIMTSSGNIVVEGGKGILLLKTRCGNMTLIDIESLILEADSTSGNITIDIRPLEEGNYRIETLSGAIRIKLPFHSSCFVKFETKCGKIFSEPLFNIEEDVIKLGTGEGKMNLKTSSGDIYILHGFIGEENAPSDS, from the coding sequence ATGAGTGAAAGCTACTCGCAGTTAACTGAAAGAACGCTACCAATCCCAGAGGAAAACAGAGTTATAATAAGAAACCTCCATGGTGGAATCAATCTAAAAACATGGAGTTTAAAGGAAATAAAGATCACCATGAGGAAAGAGATCTTTGGAGAAATACCCAAGCGAGAGGCAGAGCATCGCTTAAAGCGAATAGAGCTAAAGGAGAAAAGCAAGGAAGATGTAAAGATAATTGAAGTGATGGCTCCTCTTTTCATCTTCACACCAGGAGTGAAAATCAGGGTAGATTTGGATATCGTGGCTCCTCCTTATCTCAATCTCGAAATAGACACTGGAATGCAGAAGTTAAATGGAAGCAAGCTTGAGGGAGATGTAAGCTTGTCTTACAGGGAAAAGTTATCTACACATGTTAAAAACGTTAAGGGAAACGTAAACATATCCTCAGATTCGGCAGATGTCGTAATTGAAAGCTCGGAGGGAAAGATCTCCGTTGAGAGCTCAAGCGGAAATCTAATTTTGAAAAACGTTGCCGGTGAGCTAAGCATCATGACCAGCAGTGGAAACATCGTAGTAGAAGGAGGAAAAGGAATTCTTTTGCTAAAAACGAGATGCGGAAATATGACCTTAATAGATATAGAATCTCTTATTCTCGAAGCAGATAGCACGAGTGGGAACATCACAATAGACATTCGTCCTCTTGAGGAAGGGAACTACCGAATCGAAACCTTATCCGGAGCCATCCGAATAAAGCTTCCTTTTCATTCATCATGCTTCGTAAAATTTGAGACAAAATGTGGTAAAATCTTTAGTGAACCATTATTTAATATAGAAGAAGATGTCATAAAACTTGGAACCGGCGAGGGAAAGATGAACCTTAAAACCTCGTCAGGAGATATTTATATATTACATGGATTCATAGGAGAGGAAAATGCGCCGTCTGATAGCTAA